A section of the Anabaena cylindrica PCC 7122 genome encodes:
- a CDS encoding nuclease A inhibitor family protein → MTNTIIDQLKKATDGLLMMSESEYPFEVILWEEKEPLTTPKILQLKNHPQDSPIEEVELEYFFRNCAFEKEWHNEIQKEEVKKFQILLQSLKNNLNEIKVYRVGTISIDVYIIGKTSDKNSAGISTKVVET, encoded by the coding sequence ATGACTAACACTATTATTGACCAGTTGAAAAAAGCTACAGACGGCTTATTGATGATGAGCGAGTCAGAATATCCGTTTGAAGTAATTTTATGGGAAGAAAAAGAACCTTTAACAACGCCAAAAATCCTCCAATTAAAAAATCATCCTCAAGATTCACCAATAGAGGAAGTTGAATTAGAATATTTCTTTAGAAACTGTGCCTTTGAAAAAGAGTGGCATAACGAAATCCAAAAAGAAGAAGTTAAGAAATTTCAAATACTTCTCCAAAGCCTTAAAAATAACTTAAATGAAATCAAGGTTTATCGAGTAGGTACTATCAGCATCGATGTCTATATTATTGGAAAAACTTCAGATAAAAATTCAGCAGGAATTTCTACAAAAGTTGTGGAAACCTAA
- a CDS encoding DNA/RNA non-specific endonuclease, protein MIANFWTKIYRNAWLTGLVIVLLITFNTLFSAKGATIIEGFESGSKGSYAAADVTLSTGVWNLNDALIGNLAGDAKSGTQSARIRNSGTISMKFDRTTGAGTVTIKHAKYGTDGSSTWNLQCSTNSGSSWTTIGSSVTTSSTTLSTATFTPNISGTVRCQVKKTDGTANRINIDDISITDSGTSGGGGGSGSPHLTMGNPSSAATANLDNYLLNKTQYAVGYNCTLGRPNWVSWQLNSSWLGSTPRQDDFRADTTLPSGCYQVQGTDFSGSGFDRGHMTPSADRTSTVAVNSSTFLMSNMIAQAPDNNQGIWANLEDYSRTLVSQGKELYIISGGYGTGGTGSNGTFNTIAGGKVTVPNRTWKIIVVLNTPGSGVSGVTTSTRVIAVNIPNAQGVRTADWRNYRVSVDSIESLTGYDFLSQVSTSIQSVIEAQVDNL, encoded by the coding sequence ATGATAGCGAATTTTTGGACAAAAATTTATCGTAATGCTTGGCTGACAGGATTAGTCATAGTTTTACTAATTACCTTCAACACCCTATTTAGCGCCAAAGGTGCAACTATTATCGAGGGTTTTGAATCTGGCTCCAAAGGCAGTTACGCAGCGGCTGATGTCACCCTTAGCACAGGTGTTTGGAATTTAAATGATGCCTTAATTGGAAATTTAGCAGGTGATGCCAAAAGCGGAACCCAATCTGCAAGAATTCGCAATAGTGGTACGATCTCCATGAAATTTGATCGTACTACTGGGGCTGGCACAGTTACCATTAAACACGCCAAATATGGTACAGATGGTAGCAGCACTTGGAATTTACAATGTTCAACAAATAGCGGTAGTTCCTGGACAACAATAGGTTCATCAGTTACTACCAGTTCGACAACACTGTCCACAGCAACCTTTACACCAAATATTTCTGGAACAGTTCGCTGTCAAGTAAAAAAAACAGATGGAACTGCTAACAGAATTAACATTGATGATATTAGCATCACTGATTCTGGTACTTCAGGTGGTGGTGGCGGTAGTGGAAGTCCTCACCTAACAATGGGTAATCCTAGCAGTGCGGCAACTGCCAATTTAGATAATTATTTGCTTAATAAAACTCAGTATGCAGTTGGGTACAATTGTACGTTGGGTCGTCCTAATTGGGTATCTTGGCAGTTAAACTCCTCGTGGCTAGGCTCAACTCCCAGACAGGATGATTTTCGTGCAGACACTACCTTACCTTCTGGATGTTATCAAGTTCAGGGTACAGATTTCAGTGGTAGCGGATTTGATAGAGGTCACATGACTCCTAGTGCTGACAGAACTAGCACAGTTGCAGTTAATTCCAGCACCTTTTTAATGAGTAACATGATTGCTCAAGCACCCGATAATAATCAGGGGATTTGGGCAAACTTAGAAGACTATTCTAGAACCCTAGTCAGTCAAGGAAAAGAACTCTATATAATTTCCGGTGGATATGGAACGGGTGGGACTGGAAGCAATGGCACATTCAATACTATTGCTGGTGGTAAGGTTACAGTTCCTAATCGCACTTGGAAAATTATAGTTGTTCTCAATACACCTGGTTCTGGAGTTTCTGGTGTCACTACATCTACAAGAGTGATTGCTGTTAATATTCCCAATGCCCAAGGGGTTAGAACTGCTGACTGGAGAAATTACAGAGTTTCTGTAGACAGTATTGAATCTTTGACTGGGTATGATTTTCTTTCACAAGTTTCAACATCTATTCAGTCTGTAATTGAAGCACAAGTTGATAATTTGTAA
- a CDS encoding helix-turn-helix domain-containing protein yields MLKRPLVVKQPEIGGLIREFCLLTGLTQEQFGAYLGVTYGTINRWENGRSKSSPMAMDKIEQKLGEWGEQGKILLRKYLVK; encoded by the coding sequence ATGTTAAAAAGACCATTGGTGGTCAAACAACCCGAAATTGGGGGGCTAATTCGGGAGTTCTGCCTGTTGACTGGACTTACTCAAGAACAGTTCGGAGCTTATCTAGGCGTGACCTATGGCACTATTAACCGTTGGGAGAATGGCCGCTCCAAGTCTTCACCTATGGCTATGGACAAGATTGAGCAGAAGCTTGGGGAATGGGGGGAACAGGGAAAAATTTTGTTACGGAAGTATTTGGTTAAATAA